AACATAAACGGAAAAACACTGGCTATCTTCGTTTGAATTTCAACCAACTTTAGAAACGATGGTATTGACATATCCCCTTTTTAGCCCCTTTTCTAATTTATTGAGAGCAGAACCCAGATCGAATTCTGCTCACTTTCTTCTATAATAATAGTTTATTTTTCAAGCGTGTCCATTTGGAAATTTTTATCCGTTAATTCGAATTGACCTTTTAAGCCAGAAGTTTCGTATACTTTTTTCTCTTTACTAATGAAAATAGCATCTACACCTTCGAATTGTTCAATATAGTCCATTCCGCCTTTAATTCCTTTGGAGAAAGTAGCGGTGGATAGACCGTCGCCGTCAATGGATTTTTTAGATACGATTGAAACTCCAGCGATATCATTATCAAACGGATATCCTGTTTTCGGATCTAAAATATGGTGATATGTTTTACCATCAACTTCAAGGTAACGTTCATAAATACCAGAAGTTACAATCGACATATTAGATTCAGGGAGCTTCCCAATAACACTTCCTCGAGGAGAAAATGGATCTTGAATTCCGACATTCCATTTGTTGCCATTAGGATTATTGCCTTGAACGTAGATGTTTCCGCCTAAATCTATGATAGAGGTAGTTACTTTATTATCTTTGAATACTTTTAACGTTTCATCGGTAATGAAACCTTTAGCAATTGCACCTAAATCGAGTTCCATGCCTTCTTTTTCCAAGTAAACAGTTTGATCTTCATCATTCATTTTAACGTCTTTGTAGTTAATTAATGGCAACACTGCGTCTATTTCTGCTTGAGAAGGTTTTCGAGCATCCGAAAAACCGATGTGCCATAAAGAGGTTAACGGTCCAATAGTAATATCGAAGCTACCGCCAGAGTTCTCGGAGTATTTAAGGCCTTCTTGAATTAAGTAGTATACGTCTTTCGATACTTTCACTGGCTTTTTACCAGCTTGTTCGTTGATTTTATCTACTTCAGAAGTTTTTTCTGAATCACTTGTGGTAATTTTGGCAGCTAAATCTTTGATTCGATCGAAGCCTTTATCAAGGACGTCTTCTTTGCCTTTGTCATAAATTTTAAGCGTTACAACTGTGCCCATCAGAAAATCCGTTTTGGAGTATGGTTGATCCATTAAATTTTTTGAATCGCTTGGTTCTTTTTTTGTTTCTTTACTAGAATTTCCGCACGCTGATACTACAAGTGCCAATATGATAACTGAAATTATTATTTTCCATTTCTTCATTAGCTTTTTCACCTTTCTAAATCCGTGATCTTTACTTGAATAACTATAGCGTAAAAAAAGGAATAAATCTACAGTAAAAAGGCTTAATTCCTCTGTTTTTCGATAAAAAAATCGGCTAGCCCTAAAGATTAGGGCCAGCCGTTTTGTACATAAATTGTGCTAATTATTCAGCTTCTACTAGGTTGTACACTTTGATTGTGTCAGTGTTACCGTTTTGTGCAGCATTTTGAAGTTGAGCTGCGTAGATTTTGAATTGGTTAGAAGAGTTAGTAGCACCAGAAACAGTGTCTACTGCAGCAACGTCTTGTTTTTCAACAAGAGATTTGTTAAGTGCTGGGATGTATTCTTTTGGACCAGTACCAGATTTAGCTTTCATGTTTTTCTCATATTCAGCGTCGTCTGATTTAAGTTTGCCGTCTTTGTCAACATAGTTGTAGTCAGATTTAGTAATTTTACCATCTTTAACGTCCATGCTGAATACTACACGGTAACCATGTGCGTAGTTTTGTTCTTCAAGTTTATAAGTTCCATCTTCCATTTTAGCT
The sequence above is drawn from the Listeria monocytogenes genome and encodes:
- a CDS encoding FAD:protein FMN transferase, producing MKKWKIIISVIILALVVSACGNSSKETKKEPSDSKNLMDQPYSKTDFLMGTVVTLKIYDKGKEDVLDKGFDRIKDLAAKITTSDSEKTSEVDKINEQAGKKPVKVSKDVYYLIQEGLKYSENSGGSFDITIGPLTSLWHIGFSDARKPSQAEIDAVLPLINYKDVKMNDEDQTVYLEKEGMELDLGAIAKGFITDETLKVFKDNKVTTSIIDLGGNIYVQGNNPNGNKWNVGIQDPFSPRGSVIGKLPESNMSIVTSGIYERYLEVDGKTYHHILDPKTGYPFDNDIAGVSIVSKKSIDGDGLSTATFSKGIKGGMDYIEQFEGVDAIFISKEKKVYETSGLKGQFELTDKNFQMDTLEK